One part of the Parabacteroides distasonis ATCC 8503 genome encodes these proteins:
- a CDS encoding methyltransferase RsmF C-terminal domain-like protein: protein MALPIDFITRTRALLGEEFDRLEAALSADVPVSIRINPMKGTPAPKAGAPVAWCESGFYLPERLSFTFDPLFHAGAYYVQEASSMFLEQAIKAYVKEPVRCLDLCAAPGGKSTHLASLLPDGSLLVSNEVIRSRSYVLAENIAKWGHPDTIVINNDPEEIGEALPHLFDVIVTDVPCSGEGMFRKDTDSTGEWSVDNVRLCASRGRRIIHDIWNALKPGGILIYSTCTYNTEEDEENIHYIIEELGAEALPIPTQEEWQITGALRFEHPVYRFFPHKTRGEGFFLAALRKAEGEIEEIRVKSKGKKERGKAAPSIPQEARLFLSDETSFSLEWNGSFLRAYPKAHSDLFSLINAKPLRVLSAGICLGEAKGKDFIPSQELALSTALTPNAFPSVELEWEDAIKFLKKEALVLPSGIDKGYVLVRYQRLPLGFVKNLGNRANNLYPQEWRIRTGYIPEEIKLFLGR from the coding sequence ATGGCACTTCCTATTGATTTTATTACCCGTACACGGGCTTTACTTGGCGAGGAGTTCGATCGTTTAGAGGCAGCGTTAAGCGCTGATGTTCCCGTAAGTATCCGTATCAACCCGATGAAAGGGACTCCCGCTCCCAAAGCAGGTGCTCCAGTCGCTTGGTGCGAGAGCGGTTTTTATTTGCCGGAACGGTTGTCTTTCACCTTCGATCCTCTATTCCATGCGGGGGCCTATTACGTGCAGGAAGCGTCTTCCATGTTTCTGGAACAAGCGATCAAGGCATACGTGAAAGAGCCGGTACGTTGCCTGGATTTATGCGCCGCCCCGGGTGGCAAGTCCACGCATCTGGCGAGCTTATTGCCGGATGGAAGCCTGTTAGTGAGCAATGAGGTGATCCGCAGCCGGAGTTATGTATTGGCCGAGAATATCGCTAAATGGGGCCACCCGGACACGATCGTTATCAATAATGACCCGGAGGAGATCGGAGAGGCATTGCCTCATCTGTTCGACGTGATCGTCACCGACGTACCTTGTTCCGGTGAGGGCATGTTCCGGAAAGATACGGATAGCACAGGCGAATGGAGCGTAGATAACGTACGGCTTTGCGCCTCCCGTGGGCGGCGCATCATCCATGATATCTGGAACGCCTTGAAACCCGGAGGTATCTTGATCTACAGTACATGTACCTATAATACGGAAGAGGATGAGGAGAACATACATTATATAATAGAGGAGCTGGGAGCCGAGGCATTGCCTATCCCTACCCAAGAGGAATGGCAGATCACCGGCGCCCTCCGGTTTGAACATCCGGTTTACCGCTTCTTCCCGCATAAGACACGGGGCGAAGGCTTTTTCCTCGCCGCCCTCCGGAAAGCGGAAGGCGAGATCGAGGAGATTCGTGTCAAGTCCAAAGGGAAAAAAGAGCGGGGAAAAGCCGCTCCGTCCATCCCACAGGAGGCCCGTCTGTTCCTTTCGGATGAAACTTCGTTTTCTCTCGAATGGAACGGCAGTTTCCTTCGAGCGTATCCCAAAGCCCATTCGGATCTATTTTCACTCATCAATGCCAAGCCTTTACGGGTACTTTCCGCCGGTATTTGCCTAGGAGAAGCGAAAGGGAAAGACTTTATCCCGTCTCAAGAGCTGGCTTTAAGTACTGCCTTAACTCCCAACGCATTTCCATCCGTGGAACTGGAATGGGAAGACGCTATTAAATTCTTAAAGAAAGAGGCGCTCGTCTTACCCTCCGGCATAGATAAAGGATATGTGTTGGTACGCTACCAAAGACTTCCGCTAGGTTTTGTAAAGAACCTTGGCAACCGGGCCAATAACCTGTATCCGCAAGAGTGGCGTATACGGACGGGATATATTCCGGAGGAAATCAAACTATTTTTAGGACGATAA
- a CDS encoding DUF4837 family protein, translating to MRTQTVLLWISLSLMVGLSACDWTSSSPVASLRRATGWPFEVVVVMDRDAWNGEVGELLQEQLRAPIPALPQAEASMRVTYSEPSGFSGLLRYVRNILIVSVDPNRYTKAGTRESPDEWASGQNVVTLYAPTTAALTEFLLLNEGRLVNHFNRVERERWIVGLSKSHSSWINEKLKSRFGISLFVPEDMSAYKEETDFFWGSNNANRGRTDILVYSFPYTAQEAFTEDYLVAMRDSVVRRNVPGSFPNSYMKTEKRFELSYEPITYRGEYRGVLRGLWRMEGDKMGGPFVSHALLDKKKGRVIVAESFVYAPESKKANLIRRMEAALFTLRFVD from the coding sequence ATGAGAACACAAACTGTACTACTATGGATCAGCCTTAGCCTAATGGTGGGGCTTTCCGCTTGTGATTGGACTTCGTCCTCTCCGGTGGCCTCGCTACGGCGGGCTACCGGATGGCCTTTCGAGGTGGTGGTTGTAATGGATCGAGACGCATGGAATGGTGAGGTGGGGGAGTTGCTGCAAGAACAATTGCGAGCGCCGATACCTGCTTTGCCTCAAGCGGAAGCATCTATGCGTGTCACCTATTCGGAGCCATCGGGCTTTTCCGGTTTATTACGATACGTACGAAATATCTTGATCGTATCCGTAGATCCTAACCGGTATACGAAAGCTGGAACAAGAGAGAGTCCCGATGAATGGGCCAGCGGTCAGAATGTTGTGACTCTGTATGCTCCGACTACCGCTGCTTTAACCGAGTTCCTTTTATTAAATGAAGGACGGTTGGTCAACCATTTCAATCGAGTGGAAAGGGAACGTTGGATAGTTGGACTTTCTAAGAGCCATAGCAGTTGGATCAATGAGAAGTTGAAGTCCCGTTTCGGTATCTCGCTGTTCGTGCCGGAAGATATGTCGGCCTATAAGGAAGAGACCGATTTCTTTTGGGGCTCGAATAACGCAAATCGGGGACGGACTGATATCTTGGTATATAGTTTTCCCTATACGGCTCAAGAGGCATTTACCGAAGATTATCTGGTCGCTATGCGTGATTCTGTAGTGAGGCGGAACGTACCGGGCTCTTTCCCGAATTCTTATATGAAGACAGAGAAGCGCTTCGAGCTTTCTTACGAGCCGATCACCTACCGTGGCGAATACCGCGGCGTATTGCGTGGTCTTTGGCGTATGGAAGGAGATAAGATGGGCGGCCCGTTTGTCAGCCATGCCCTGCTCGACAAGAAAAAAGGGCGGGTTATTGTAGCGGAAAGCTTTGTCTATGCCCCGGAATCAAAAAAGGCGAACTTGATCCGCCGGATGGAGGCCGCCTTGTTTACGTTGCGATTCGTGGATTAG